In Euphorbia lathyris chromosome 9, ddEupLath1.1, whole genome shotgun sequence, the following are encoded in one genomic region:
- the LOC136207097 gene encoding uncharacterized protein: protein MAILASSPAQKGIVITVPVLVLSVSVAAIMLFFLLSSLSSCDCPVSVPSLQRSDGGSTGGGFGESEAKISTTKEDIDWVKDQIRVNGLHMQENVLRKGINPRTRAQQLQDLIQYKGISHYEQPESDNNHTALPCPGALLVEEHHSNYGEPWAGGRDVFEFLAESAHLSPGSQVLEIGCGTLRVGLHFIRYLNPEHFHCLERDDLSLMAAFRYELPSQGLLYKRPLILRGEDMDFSKFGSGVVYDLIYASAVFLHMPGDLVWVGLERLANKLKPYDGRIFVSHNIKFCSRLGGDECTKRLTSLGLEYLGKHTHDSLLFNHYEIWFEFKRFKA, encoded by the exons ATGGCTATCTTAGCATCATCACCGGCACAGAAGGGAATAGTGATTACAGTGCCAGTTCTGGTGCTGTCGGTCTCAGTTGCAGCTATTatgctcttcttcctcctctcttctctaTCCTCATGTGATTGTCCGGTTTCTGTTCCTTCTCTACAACGCTCTGACGGTGGCTCCACCGGTGGTGGATTTGGAGAATCTGAGGCGAAGATATCTACGACGAAAGAGGATATTGACTGGGTTAAGGATCAGATCCGTGTGAATGGATTACATATGCAGGAGAATGTTCTTAGAAAGGGAATTAACCCTCGCACTAGGGCTCAGCAACTCCAAGATCTCATTCA GTACAAGGGCATCTCACATTATGAGCAGCCAGAATCTGATAATAATCATACTGCACTTCCTTGCCCTGGTGCTCTCCTTGTGGAAGAGCACCATAGTAACTATGGGGAGCCCTGGGCTGGTGGGCGAGATGTGTTTGAATTCCTAGCTGAATCTGCCCATCTCTCACCTGGTTCACAAGTGCTTGAGATTGGATGCGGCACACTCCGTGTTGGCTTGCATTTTATCCGGTATCTTAATCCTGAACACTTCCACTGTCTTGAAAGGGATGACCTTTCTCTAATGGCTGCATTCAGATATGAGCTTCCTTCTCAGGGTCTTCTATACAAACGACCTCTGATTTTACGAGGGGAAGATATGGACTTCTCCAAGTTCGGTTCAGGAGTTGTGTATGATTTAATATATGCGAGTGCTGTGTTTCTTCACATGCCTGGTGATCTTGTCTGGGTTGGTCTAGAAAGGTTAGCGAATAAGCTGAAACCTTATGATGGACGAATTTTTGTTTCGCATAATATTAAGTTCTGTTCGAGATTGGGAGGTGATGAATGTACGAAAAGGCTTACAAGTTTAGGGCTGGAGTATTTGGGGAAGCATACCCATGACAGCTTGCTTTTTAACCACTACGAGATTTGGTTTGAATTCAAAAGGTTCAAAGCTTAG